AGTAATGAACATGGAAGATCGGCATACACCCGCCAAGTGAAAGCTTATCTAGATTTGTTGAATGGGCTCATCGAAAAGAAAGAAGGTTCCGAGGAGAAAGTTGTATTAGCTTTATCTACATTAGTAGGTGCTTTGTCTATTTCGAGAGCGGTGAATGATCCGAAACTTTCCAGAGAAATTTTAAAAACTACGGCAAAAGAATTAAAATCCTATTTGCAATCGTGATAAATGGGCCCTGCGACTTTGTGCGGACAATCTAATCCCCAGCCAGAAGTTTTCTGCGGAGCATTGTAAATTCTTTCAGGATCGCGCCTAAAAATAATTCTTTTTTGCGTGTCTCGTCTAGCTTATCTTTATGGCGAAGAATATATACTTCCGTTTTTCGGATTAAATATCTTAAGTCTTCCCAAGTACCTAATGTATCTTTGAAAAGAGAGAGTAGATCCGAATAAGCTTCTTCTTTTTTTTCCGGTTTAGAAAATTCGTTTTTGATCTTATCTATTGTTTCTAATAATTCTTTTTTGAATTCTGTAGGAGATCCAACCAAGGTTTCTTGGATCAATTCAGGTTTCCAGGCAGGAAATTCTTTCCAGAAGTATTCGTGATTTTGAAATCCCTTTAGGATTTGAGTGGCTTCTTCCGGTCCTATATTTCTCGCATTTTCAATATTGGCACCTTGCGTGTTTACGTTATAAACTGGAAAGTCCAAGGATTTGGATGATTCTTCAAACCAATGTCTATACAAGTCCAATACATAATCCGTTAATACTTCTCCGCCTGTTACGGATGGAACGTATCTTGTGTCTCTTTTTCGGACTACTGCTTCATTGATTTTTTCTAAACTTGTTTTTCTAGTAAGTAAGGTAAGCCATTTTTCATTATGATGAGTCCCAGTAGAATGGATCTCTCTGCCTGAATAAGCCAAATCCTGGCCCACTAAAAAGCAGGGTTGGCATCCGAGACTTCTCAACAAATCAAATGCAGTTGTAGCAACACTTCCCCCAGATTGAACATCTCCAATTGGGCCAAGCAAAGATTCCGCGCTGGAACTTCCTGCAGTTGCTTCTCTTTTTAATTCTCCGGAAGCATCTACCAAATATTTTGCAGTGATGCTATGGACTACTGATTTAAATTTCAAATTTCTTAATATAGGAGGAGAGCTAACCAAATCAGCAAAAAGAGGAATTTCCGACGTATCTTCCCCCAAAAAATGGAATACTGAATGAGTTTGTGCATCTAATGTCATCACTCCATCAGGTATGATCCCATATTTGAGAAGTACTTTGAGAGAAGTATCACAGGACATTACAAAAACTTTATCTCGTATACTTTTGATCCATTCACATTGTCTGCGTAAGTTTGGTCCCGCAGATACAAGTAGGGACGGTACTCCGTTAAATTTTTCCTTTAAGGATTCTATTTTGGTCCTGGGACTTGGGGGGGATAAAAAGTTTGCGGTATTTACGAGAGAATTTCTCACCCAAATTCTTTCGAATTCAAATTTGGTGAGTAGATCACTCATCTTGGAAGATAAAATTTTTCGAAGTCTTATATCTGTTTCCGCATAAAACATTTCTTCCAAGGAAACACTTGCTGCGTTCCTAAGTATTCTGATCCCGGAAACTCTTTCTACAGGAAGTGACTCTAAATAATTCCAAAGAAGAGAAAGTGAATTTTCTCCTAAGAATAAATGTCTTCCTGGGACTTCCATCACAGGTTCCAACCATTCTTCCCAAAGTGAAAAGAGTAGATCTCTATCCTTGTCTATGAGTAATAAAATTTGTCCTGGTTCTAATTTGGATTCTACCTCTCTGATCAAATGTGGATTTCCAAGTCCTAAAATAGCGACTAGATCCGTGGATTGAATGGAGACCGAATCTAATTGTCGTTTTGCTTGGGTAAAAGGAGAAACTGAACTTGCTAATGCTCTTCCTTTTTTAGAGAGAAAGAACTCATTTTGGTTTTTGGCCGCTTCCAGTCGGAACTCCAACATTTCAGTAGGAGGATTTTGGAAATACAGGCTAAGATACGGTTTTTTCCCGAATATTTCTCTTGTTTTTTCCGGGAGATCGTGAGACATAATACTCCTAAGCATTCCAGAGTCCGCCCGATTCTGGTCACTTGCAATCAATTTCCCAAAGAAACACAAAAATACATATGTATCTCAAAAGCCTGAATATTGTTGGATTCAAGACCTTTGCGGACGAGACAGAAGTTCTTCTCGATCCGGGATTTACCGCAGTTGTAGGACCTAACGGTTCCGGAAAATCGAATATAGTCGACGCTTTAAAATGGGTCTTCGGTGAAAAATCCGCCAAGGGTCTTCGCGGTGATAAGATGGACGATGTCATCTTTCACGGTTCGGAAGCTCGTAAGCCTGCGGGTTTCGCAGAAGTCAGCGTAGTTTTCGATAATTCTTCCAAACTGATCAAGATGGATTATCCAACCATCAAATTGACCCGCAGATTATACGCGGATGGAAATAACGAATATCTAATAAACGATTCTCGTGTTCAACGTAAGGAAATCGAAAAGATCTTACTCGATACTGGTATCGGAAAATCAAGTTACTCTATCATGGAACAAGGAAAGGTGGATCGTATCCTTCATTCCAAACCGGAAGAGAGAAGGTTGATCTTCGAAGAGGCTGCAGGTATTTCCAGATTTAAGATGGAAAGACAAGAGGCTCTTAAAAAACTTTCAGACACGAACCAGAACCTTCTTCGTATCCAAGACATTATGAATACGATGAAGAAGGAGATGGAAGTTAAGGAAAAACAAGCGGAGAAGGCGGAAGAATATTTCAGGCTCAAACAAGAATTGGATGAGACTGATAAGATCATTCGTTATATCAAATTTTCTACCTTAACCAAGAAACATGAAACTTCTGAGAACGAATTAAAAGAAATTAAAGAAAAGAACAGAGTTCTACTGGAAAGAATTTCTGTGGAGACTGGCAGGATTGAAGAGTTAGATCATCTTAAGTCTGACTTGGAAAAGAAGGTTGCAGAGATTGACAAAAAACTTTTGGATCATCTCACCCAAACCCAGATCCAAAAAGATAAAGTTGAGAGCAATAAAGGTATTATCCTAGATTATTCTGATCGTATTTCAGATATTAGAGAATCCTTAACTAAGGAAGAATCTGCCCAAAGCCTTCTTCAGATCGATAAAGAGAAATTAGAAAAAGAAGCAATTGATCTGGAAGGGGAAAGTAAATCTCTGGAATTGGGGATTGAAGAACTTCGTAAAAATAAAACAGATATCGAAGCCAAGATAGAGGCGGAAAATACTTCCATCCAAGAGAAGGAAGCTCGGATCCAGTCCAATGATAAACGACATGTGGAACTGAGAGAAAGACTGAAAGAAGTTATATTCGATCTAATTTCTCAATTGGAATCCCGTAAAAAAGAAGCACAATCAACCGAACAAGAAAGAAACCGTCTGAAGGAACTCCTACTGGGAGAGGCTGATCGTATTCATTCTGTCGAAACAGAACTTAAAACCGCTTTGGATTCTTATACAGGAGAAGAGACTAAAAACAAGATCTCTTATCTGGCTGGAAAACTAGAAACTGAAAAGTTCAGATCTCAACTGGGAGAATATTTCTCCTTAGAAGACAGCATCCGCAGTTTATTATTTGATAGAGACGGATTTTTATCCCAGAAAGAAGGTTTAGACCAAGAGATAGAAGATCTGATCTTGGAAAATGAAAACCTTACCAGATCTATCAAAGAATCCGGATTGGCAATCGAAGCTTTGAGAGAAGAAGCAGAGAATATCCGTGAAAAGATCGTTTATTTAGAAAAACGGATCTTAGAATTAAATTCTGAAAAAAATGCTAAATTAGAATCCGCTAAGTCTCTTTCCGTAAGGATAGAAGAGACTGAAAAAAGAATTTTGGCGGCTCAAGAGTCCATCAAAACTTTAGGCGTTAAAAAAACAGAATTCGAAAAAGAAGTGATCGAACTGGAACAGCAGATCGAGAACAGATATAACGAATTTTTGGAAATGAGCCGTGCTTTAGATTCTGAAAAAGAAGCACTTCGAAATATTGTAAAAGAGATCCAAGGTCTTAAAAACGAGATCCAGAAAAACCAAGAAGACTATAAGAACTTATTCCCTATCCTGACTGAAAAGGAAAAGGCAGTTTCAGTTTATAAGGTCCAACTGGAATCTTTCTCAGAAGAATTGTACAACGATTATTCTATCTCCGAGCAGGAACTTGCTGACGAATTCAAAGACAAGAAGCCTGAAAAAGGGGAAAGTGAGACAAAACTCAAACGTTTGAAATCTGATATCCAAATGTTGGGATCTATCAATCCACTTTCTATCGAAGAATATAGAAACGTAAAAGAGATCTACGAACATCATCGCACTCAAAAAGAAGATATCGAAAGATCCAAAAATGATATCACAGAGATCCTGAAAAACATCAATGAAGAGTCAGAAAAACTTTTCAGAGAAACATTCGAAAGGATCAGAACGAATTTCCAGGAAACATTCTCTACTTTATTCAATGGGGGAAGAGCGATGCTTGAACTTGTTGATGGAGAAGACAGCCTAAACGCTGGTATCGAGATTATGGCAGAGCCTCCTGGCAAACATGTCCAAAACTTGAGACTACTTTCTGGTGGAGAAAAATCACTAACTGCAATCGCACTACTATTTGCGATCTATATGGTGAAACCTTCTCCATTCTGTTTCTTGGATGAGATAGATGCGGCCCTCGACGAAGCAAATAAACTTCGTTTCTGTCAGATCTTGGATAAGTTTAAAGACAAATCTCAGTTCGTGGTAATCACTCACGCTCAGTCTACGATACATAGGGCAAATTCCATTTTTGGGGTCACAAACGAAGAACCTGGAATTTCCAAAATTATCAGCTTAAGACTGGACGAAGCCAGAGATTTTGCTGGAAGAGCGACCGAAGCAGTATAATCTGGATTCGTGGCGCAATCAGACGATCTAATCATCGCAGGCAGAAGGTTCAAATCCAGACTGTTTTTAGGAACTGGTAAGTTCTCTTCTGGTGCTTCTTTAGAACAAGCGATCCATTCTTCTGAAACAGAAGTAGTAACTGTTGCTCTACGCAGAGTGGATCTGTCTTCGACCGAAGATGATATTCTTACCAAGATTGATCGGGAAAGAATATTACTTTTGCCGAATACAAGCGGCGCAAGAGACGCAGAAGAAGCTGTAAGACTTGCTAGATTGTCCAGAGAGCTGGGCGGTGGCGACTGGGTGAAACTAGAAGTAACTCCTGATCCAGTTTACCTTCTTCCGGATCCTATCGAAACTTTGAAGGCAGCAAAGATCCTGGTCAAAGAGGGATTTAACGTTTTACCTTATATCAACGCAGATCCAATTCTATGTAAACATTTAGAAGAAGCAGGATGTGCCACTGTGATGCCTTTAGGTTCTCCGATCGGAACAAACCAAGGGATTCGCACCTTAGCAAATTTAGAGATTATAATAGAACAATCCAACATTCCGGTGGTGGTAGATGCAGGACTTGGACTACCTTCTCATGCAGCACAGGCTATGGAATTAGGAGCAGACGCAGTTCTTGTAAACACTGCAATAGCGATCGCAAAAGATCCTGCAAAAATAGCATACGCATTCAAACTTGCAACGGAAGCAGGAAGGATCTCCAGATTATATTCTAATTCAGGAATATCCACATCCAAAAAAGCCTCCGCCTCCAGTCCTCTCACAGGATTTTTAGAAGAAGAATCTAGAAATGTACACGGAGTTATTTGATAAAATCTCCTTCTCAGAAGCGAAGGAAAAAGTATTATCTAAATCTAAAATAGATATAGAGTCTTCGCTCCATAGTTCTTATTCCGGAAAACCACTTAATTTCGAAGAGTATCTCTCCTTATTACATCCTTTAGCTGATTCTTATTTAGAGGAAATGGCTGAGCGTGCACTGAACTGGACTAAAAAGAGATTTGGAAATACTATTTCTCTCTATATGCCAATGTATCTTTCGAATGAATGCAGATCTTCCTGTGTTTATTGTGGATTCAGTTTTGAAAATAAAATTCCCAGAAAAACATTAAACGAGTCTGAGATCCGGGCCGAGTCGGAAGTCCTATATTCCAAAGGGATCAGACATCTTCTCATCTTAACTGGAGAAGATTACTCTATCACAAATTTAGAATATTTAAGATCTGCAGTTCGTATCTTAAAATCTTATTTTGATTCTATCTCCATAGAAATTTATCCTATGGATCAGGAAAAATACGAGATATTGATTGGAGAAGGAGTAGAAGGTCTCGTCGTTTACCAAGAGACCTATGACCCAGAAACATATTCCAAGTATCATCTACGTGGGATGAAAAAGAATATGAGGTATAGATTGGATGCTCCCGATAGAGGAGGCCTTGCCGGATTCAGGCGTATAGGAGTTGGTGCGCTACTTGGACTTTCTGATCCGTATGGAGAAATGTTCCGTTTAGGAGAACATGCACATTATCTTTCTAAAAAATATTGGAGAACAACGATCCAAATCTCTCTTCCTCGCATGAGGCCTGCAGAAGGTGAGTTTGATAAGACTATTTTCGTTTCTGACAGAGAGTATGTTCGATTCTTATTTGCACTTCGACTTTTTCTACCGGATAGCGGGCTTGTTCAATCCACAAGAGAATCTATACATATGAGAAATCATTTAGCAGGAATGCCAATCACTCATATGTCTGTAGAATCTAGAACAGATCCTGGAGGTTATTCAGGAGGAGAAGAATTAAAACAATTCGAGATAGAAGATTCTAGAAAGATCGAAGAATTTACGGAAATGTTAAGGAAGAAGGGACTGGATCCAGTCTTTAAGGATTTCGACCGGGCATTTTTGCAAGTACCCGATCGAATTGTTTAAGGATTATTTTTTACCTTTATAACTGTCCATCAAGCAGCTATTAAAAGCTGTACATTGACCTGAATGAGTTTCGTAACAAGCAGTCACTGCTGAATAATTTTTGCGGCATGTATTTAAACATCCAGCTCCCACTTTCTGTTTGTCTGCGCTGCTAAGTTTTTTTTGGCCTTCTACACAAGTTGTATAAAAATCACAGATCTGGTTGCATGCTTGGCTTTGAGCGGAAACGGAGGAGATTCCGGTGAAAACCGTAGCGAGCAAGATTAGGGTTGCGAGGATTGTTTTTTTCATGGGTGTGTTTTCTCCAAAGGACCTAGCGACGCAGGGATTCGAACCCCGGACCTGCGGATTATGATTCCGTTGCTCTAACCAGCTGAGCTACGTCGCCGTTATTCCTAGGAAATACCTTAAAAGGTATTTACCGGTCATTTTTTTTGAAATACCGGCCTTGTCAAAGATTTCTCTCCGGGAGATTCGAAACCTTTCCTAGGATAAACTGGCCTAATATTCTTTAATCAGACCTTTGCCCGATTAGAATGTTCCAGCTTTCGGCCGTTTTTCCGTTCCCTTTTTGTTCCGGATTTGGTAAATTTTTTCTTTCTAAGAGAAGAATTTCGAGACGAGTCTGTAATGTTTTCCCTAAATTTTCCCACTCTGATTTTAGCTCTTCTGGAAAGGAAAGTTTAGAATGAGATTCCACTTGGGAGAGAAGGTCAGGGATCAGTTTTTCTTCTAGCTCCTTCTTCCTGAGTTGAAAATGTTCTGATAAGTCTTTTTGAGAATGTGAATATTCTTGTTCTAATCTTTTGAGAAGGAATCTGTCAGTTCTGTCTGAATATTTATCCAATAAATGAATGACTTTTTCTTCAAAGATCGCTTCCATCCCGGCTTCCGTTTTGGGATGAAATTCTTTTTCAGTCCATTCTTTCAACTTATTCAATGCGTCTTTGTGTCCAGGTCTTTCTTCTATCCAGCGGGAAACTAATTCTTCATAAGCTTCTGCAAGAACAGAAGAGAGTATCAAAAGTTGTAAGCCGAAAGAAAAATGGATTTTCGGTTTAAAAACAAATTCATTCTCAGATTCAATTTTTCCGAGTGCAGATAATAGGGAGAAGTATTTGGAATCTGCTCTTTTATACAGAAACTTTTGGATCGCTTCTTCTAATTCGGAGGAGCCTTGAGATACTAATTCGTATTCGTTGATCTCTCTGATATCTGTCAAAGATCCTACAAAAAAAGCCTTCGCCAAGGAGAAGGAGGAAGAATATCTTTTTCCATTCTCTCTTCTTCCCCATAGTTTTCTTTCTAATAGTAGAGAATTTGAATGTTTCTCTTCTTCTTTCCAAACGATCTCAGGAATTGAATGGATCTCTGTTTCTAAAATTCTGCTGAATTGTTCTTCAGATCTTTCCATTTTTCCTAAAACATGAATATAAGAGTCAGTTAAACTTGTTCCTTCGGAGATCCAGAAGCAGAGTTTTTTTCCAAATAATACAGGAGGGATTAAATAGGAGAAGGTAACTGAATCAGGAATGCCCATATTTGCGCGGACAGGATAAGAGGGAAGTGTAGAAAGCAATTCAGAAGAAGGAACCCATTCTTCTAAGGAAACTAGAAGGTATTCTTCTGCTCCATTCTCCTTTGCCCATGCCAATACTGATTCAAAATATTCTTTGGAGTTTGGAATTCCTGTATGGGTATCTCTCCCGCCTGAAAAAGAAAGCTCGGATGGACTAGGCCATTTGGCAAGGGTCTGCATGGTTTCTCCCATGATTATATTTTGAGCGTAGTGTACCAAACTAGCGCAAGACAAAGGACAGATAGATCCAAGATCTTGGCCTTGAAAATTCTATCGAATCCATTCAATCGGAGTTTTTTACTGATTGCCTCAGGTTCAAGGATTTTTAGCCTGAACATGGACTGCTTTTCAAGGGGCTCATCCTTTTTTTATTGGGAAGGAAGATACTTGCAAGATGGGTATTAGGATTTGGCACATCTCTTGCATATGCTTAAGCAGGACACGCTTTTTGCGTGCGAATTAGAGACCCCTAGTACAAAGATATAGGAGATAAGTATCAATGGCGAAAAATGCCGCAG
The genomic region above belongs to Leptospira saintgironsiae and contains:
- a CDS encoding motility associated factor glycosyltransferase family protein, producing MSHDLPEKTREIFGKKPYLSLYFQNPPTEMLEFRLEAAKNQNEFFLSKKGRALASSVSPFTQAKRQLDSVSIQSTDLVAILGLGNPHLIREVESKLEPGQILLLIDKDRDLLFSLWEEWLEPVMEVPGRHLFLGENSLSLLWNYLESLPVERVSGIRILRNAASVSLEEMFYAETDIRLRKILSSKMSDLLTKFEFERIWVRNSLVNTANFLSPPSPRTKIESLKEKFNGVPSLLVSAGPNLRRQCEWIKSIRDKVFVMSCDTSLKVLLKYGIIPDGVMTLDAQTHSVFHFLGEDTSEIPLFADLVSSPPILRNLKFKSVVHSITAKYLVDASGELKREATAGSSSAESLLGPIGDVQSGGSVATTAFDLLRSLGCQPCFLVGQDLAYSGREIHSTGTHHNEKWLTLLTRKTSLEKINEAVVRKRDTRYVPSVTGGEVLTDYVLDLYRHWFEESSKSLDFPVYNVNTQGANIENARNIGPEEATQILKGFQNHEYFWKEFPAWKPELIQETLVGSPTEFKKELLETIDKIKNEFSKPEKKEEAYSDLLSLFKDTLGTWEDLRYLIRKTEVYILRHKDKLDETRKKELFLGAILKEFTMLRRKLLAGD
- a CDS encoding chromosome segregation SMC family protein, with product MYLKSLNIVGFKTFADETEVLLDPGFTAVVGPNGSGKSNIVDALKWVFGEKSAKGLRGDKMDDVIFHGSEARKPAGFAEVSVVFDNSSKLIKMDYPTIKLTRRLYADGNNEYLINDSRVQRKEIEKILLDTGIGKSSYSIMEQGKVDRILHSKPEERRLIFEEAAGISRFKMERQEALKKLSDTNQNLLRIQDIMNTMKKEMEVKEKQAEKAEEYFRLKQELDETDKIIRYIKFSTLTKKHETSENELKEIKEKNRVLLERISVETGRIEELDHLKSDLEKKVAEIDKKLLDHLTQTQIQKDKVESNKGIILDYSDRISDIRESLTKEESAQSLLQIDKEKLEKEAIDLEGESKSLELGIEELRKNKTDIEAKIEAENTSIQEKEARIQSNDKRHVELRERLKEVIFDLISQLESRKKEAQSTEQERNRLKELLLGEADRIHSVETELKTALDSYTGEETKNKISYLAGKLETEKFRSQLGEYFSLEDSIRSLLFDRDGFLSQKEGLDQEIEDLILENENLTRSIKESGLAIEALREEAENIREKIVYLEKRILELNSEKNAKLESAKSLSVRIEETEKRILAAQESIKTLGVKKTEFEKEVIELEQQIENRYNEFLEMSRALDSEKEALRNIVKEIQGLKNEIQKNQEDYKNLFPILTEKEKAVSVYKVQLESFSEELYNDYSISEQELADEFKDKKPEKGESETKLKRLKSDIQMLGSINPLSIEEYRNVKEIYEHHRTQKEDIERSKNDITEILKNINEESEKLFRETFERIRTNFQETFSTLFNGGRAMLELVDGEDSLNAGIEIMAEPPGKHVQNLRLLSGGEKSLTAIALLFAIYMVKPSPFCFLDEIDAALDEANKLRFCQILDKFKDKSQFVVITHAQSTIHRANSIFGVTNEEPGISKIISLRLDEARDFAGRATEAV
- a CDS encoding thiazole synthase codes for the protein MAQSDDLIIAGRRFKSRLFLGTGKFSSGASLEQAIHSSETEVVTVALRRVDLSSTEDDILTKIDRERILLLPNTSGARDAEEAVRLARLSRELGGGDWVKLEVTPDPVYLLPDPIETLKAAKILVKEGFNVLPYINADPILCKHLEEAGCATVMPLGSPIGTNQGIRTLANLEIIIEQSNIPVVVDAGLGLPSHAAQAMELGADAVLVNTAIAIAKDPAKIAYAFKLATEAGRISRLYSNSGISTSKKASASSPLTGFLEEESRNVHGVI
- the thiH gene encoding 2-iminoacetate synthase ThiH — protein: MYTELFDKISFSEAKEKVLSKSKIDIESSLHSSYSGKPLNFEEYLSLLHPLADSYLEEMAERALNWTKKRFGNTISLYMPMYLSNECRSSCVYCGFSFENKIPRKTLNESEIRAESEVLYSKGIRHLLILTGEDYSITNLEYLRSAVRILKSYFDSISIEIYPMDQEKYEILIGEGVEGLVVYQETYDPETYSKYHLRGMKKNMRYRLDAPDRGGLAGFRRIGVGALLGLSDPYGEMFRLGEHAHYLSKKYWRTTIQISLPRMRPAEGEFDKTIFVSDREYVRFLFALRLFLPDSGLVQSTRESIHMRNHLAGMPITHMSVESRTDPGGYSGGEELKQFEIEDSRKIEEFTEMLRKKGLDPVFKDFDRAFLQVPDRIV
- a CDS encoding Cys-rich protein, with the translated sequence MKKTILATLILLATVFTGISSVSAQSQACNQICDFYTTCVEGQKKLSSADKQKVGAGCLNTCRKNYSAVTACYETHSGQCTAFNSCLMDSYKGKK